A window of the Microbacterium sp. LWH13-1.2 genome harbors these coding sequences:
- the rfbA gene encoding glucose-1-phosphate thymidylyltransferase RfbA, with the protein MRGIILAGGTGSRLHPITLGVSKQLVPVYDKPMIYYPLTTLMLAGIRDILIITTPHDADQFQRLLGDGSRFGVSITYVQQHSPDGLAQAFTLGADHIGNDTAALVLGDNIFYGQGMGSHLREYTNLSGAAVFGYWVADPTAYGVVEFDAQGRALSIEEKPTVPKSNYAIPGLYFYDNDVVEIAKDLKPSARGELEITDLNRVYLDRGDLKVQILPRGTAWLDTGTFDSLSEATEFIRTVQKRQGLSIGCPEEVAWRMGFLTDDELRERAEPLVKSGYGKYLLEVLEHGAIR; encoded by the coding sequence ATGCGTGGCATTATTCTCGCCGGAGGCACAGGCTCCCGGCTGCACCCGATCACTCTCGGCGTCTCCAAGCAGCTGGTCCCGGTGTACGACAAGCCGATGATCTACTACCCGCTGACCACGCTCATGCTGGCGGGGATCCGCGACATCCTCATCATCACCACGCCGCACGACGCCGATCAGTTCCAGCGTCTCCTCGGCGACGGGTCGAGGTTCGGCGTGTCGATCACCTACGTGCAGCAGCACTCTCCCGACGGGCTCGCGCAGGCATTCACGCTCGGCGCGGATCACATCGGAAACGACACGGCCGCGCTCGTGCTCGGAGACAACATCTTCTACGGGCAGGGGATGGGCTCGCACCTGCGCGAGTACACGAACCTCAGTGGAGCGGCGGTCTTCGGCTACTGGGTGGCCGACCCCACCGCGTACGGCGTCGTCGAGTTCGATGCTCAGGGGCGTGCACTGTCCATCGAGGAGAAGCCGACAGTGCCGAAGAGCAACTACGCGATTCCCGGGCTCTACTTCTACGACAACGATGTCGTCGAGATCGCGAAGGATCTGAAGCCCTCCGCCCGTGGCGAGCTCGAGATCACGGACCTGAACCGCGTCTACCTGGATCGCGGCGATCTGAAGGTTCAGATCCTCCCGCGCGGAACCGCCTGGCTCGACACCGGGACCTTCGATTCGCTCAGCGAGGCCACGGAGTTCATCCGCACCGTGCAGAAGCGTCAGGGGCTCTCCATCGGCTGCCCCGAAGAGGTGGCGTGGCGAATGGGGTTCCTCACCGACGACGAGCTGCGCGAGCGGGCCGAACCGCTGGTGAAGAGCGGCTATGGCAAGTACCTGCTCGAGGTCCTCGAGCACGGCGCGATCCGCTGA